From a single Thermodesulfobacteriota bacterium genomic region:
- a CDS encoding universal stress protein has protein sequence MEKMEKKGKKGKGVKAAGNFKRILLPTDFSAVSENALSCARSLAKRHGSKLYVVHVVDFRNDAAGFYVPHLSFDKLEGEMREGAMAMLKRFCSVRLKALKAFEMRVLDGEPYKEILKFSKDENVDLIVMGVSSRGKVDKFFFGSTTERVIRKADRPVMVVPPQAG, from the coding sequence ATGGAAAAAATGGAAAAAAAGGGGAAAAAAGGAAAGGGAGTGAAAGCGGCCGGGAACTTTAAGCGGATACTTCTGCCGACCGACTTCAGCGCCGTATCGGAGAACGCGCTCTCCTGCGCCCGCTCTCTTGCGAAGCGGCACGGCTCCAAGCTCTACGTGGTACACGTGGTGGACTTTAGGAATGACGCGGCGGGCTTTTACGTGCCGCACCTCTCTTTCGACAAGCTCGAAGGGGAGATGAGGGAAGGGGCAATGGCAATGCTGAAGAGGTTCTGCTCCGTAAGGCTCAAGGCACTCAAGGCTTTTGAGATGCGAGTCCTCGACGGCGAGCCCTATAAAGAGATACTCAAGTTCTCGAAGGACGAGAATGTAGACCTCATAGTGATGGGCGTTTCGAGCAGGGGTAAGGTGGACAAGTTTTTCTTCGGCAGCACCACGGAGCGGGTTATAAGGAAGGCCGACCGGCCCGTGATGGTCGTGCCGCCGCAGGCGGGCTGA
- a CDS encoding twin-arginine translocase TatA/TatE family subunit produces MFGIGFTEIVVILVIALILVGPEKLPELMGKIGKALGEVKRATGEIKRSVHDIDRDLIYPGTGPDTGVDDPGKPMRPNEEEMERAGSGRSDSDPGTEPDTDPDTKKNARAGEEGE; encoded by the coding sequence ATGTTCGGAATAGGGTTTACAGAGATAGTAGTCATCCTCGTCATCGCCCTTATCCTGGTGGGCCCGGAGAAGCTCCCGGAGCTCATGGGCAAGATAGGCAAGGCCCTCGGGGAGGTCAAGAGGGCCACCGGCGAGATCAAGAGGAGCGTACACGACATCGACAGGGATCTCATCTATCCGGGCACCGGGCCGGACACAGGGGTAGACGACCCCGGAAAGCCCATGCGTCCCAACGAGGAAGAGATGGAGCGCGCCGGATCCGGGCGTTCCGACAGCGACCCCGGTACCGAACCCGACACCGACCCCGACACCAAAAAGAACGCGCGCGCCGGAGAAGAAGGGGAGTGA